A genomic region of Leptotrichia hofstadii contains the following coding sequences:
- a CDS encoding amino acid ABC transporter permease, whose amino-acid sequence MSQFIELIKISLPIFIELVKTLPNVVILYILTVLFSIPLGILGALAYTGKNKIVKFIISVYTWIFRGTPLMLQLMVVYYGIPLMNFGGYKIVLAPYMAATITFIINYAAYLVEIMRSGIESIDKGQHEAAKVLGYSYWQKIVYVILPQAIRRVLPTLGNEAITLIKDTSLVYVLAVTEVMKRTKELANIYYNVTPYICAIIIYLVLSFAVDRIFKNIEKRNKIRI is encoded by the coding sequence ATGAGCCAGTTTATAGAACTGATAAAAATTTCATTGCCGATATTTATAGAACTGGTAAAAACTTTACCAAACGTGGTGATACTGTATATACTCACGGTTTTATTTTCCATCCCGTTAGGAATTTTAGGAGCGTTGGCGTATACAGGGAAAAATAAGATAGTAAAATTTATTATTTCAGTTTATACCTGGATTTTTCGTGGTACTCCCTTGATGCTGCAATTAATGGTTGTTTATTATGGAATACCGCTAATGAATTTTGGAGGTTATAAAATTGTCCTTGCACCGTACATGGCAGCCACAATTACATTTATCATAAATTATGCGGCATATCTTGTGGAAATTATGAGAAGCGGAATTGAAAGCATAGACAAAGGCCAGCATGAAGCGGCAAAAGTGCTAGGCTACAGTTATTGGCAAAAAATAGTATACGTTATTTTACCGCAGGCAATACGAAGAGTGCTGCCAACATTGGGAAATGAGGCGATTACTCTTATAAAGGATACTTCTCTCGTATATGTTCTTGCTGTGACGGAAGTAATGAAGCGGACAAAGGAGCTGGCAAATATTTATTACAATGTTACCCCATATATTTGTGCAATTATTATTTATCTGGTATTAAGCTTTGCTGTTGACAGGATATTTAAGAATATTGAAAAAAGAAATAAAATCAGGATTTAA
- a CDS encoding methionine ABC transporter permease — translation MRFDWIKFLQFQNMAIPLWETIYMVFISTVISLIIGLPIGILLVTSDEKGVKPNKTIHKILDMIIVNITRSIPFIILMVLLIPLSRMLVHKSYGSVAFIVPLSLGSAPFVARIIEGVLKEVNDGLIEASKSMGATASEIIFKVMIPEALPALVHGMTLTLISLIGYSAMAGTIGGGGLGNAAVIDGYQRSKPEVMWQATIVIIVLVQIIQFIGNSIVKILMNKRKRV, via the coding sequence ATGAGATTTGACTGGATCAAGTTTTTACAGTTTCAAAATATGGCTATACCTCTTTGGGAAACAATATACATGGTATTTATTTCCACTGTTATATCATTAATTATCGGACTTCCAATAGGAATTTTACTTGTTACATCTGATGAAAAGGGAGTCAAACCGAATAAAACTATTCATAAGATACTAGATATGATTATTGTAAACATTACAAGATCAATTCCATTTATAATTTTAATGGTTTTATTAATACCGCTTTCACGGATGCTTGTTCACAAATCTTATGGAAGTGTTGCTTTCATTGTTCCGCTTTCGCTAGGTTCTGCACCATTTGTGGCAAGAATTATTGAAGGGGTCTTAAAGGAAGTAAATGATGGGCTTATTGAAGCTTCAAAATCAATGGGTGCGACTGCATCTGAAATTATTTTTAAAGTAATGATTCCAGAAGCCTTGCCTGCACTTGTTCATGGAATGACATTGACATTGATTAGTTTAATTGGATATTCTGCAATGGCTGGAACAATCGGTGGCGGTGGACTTGGAAATGCCGCTGTAATTGACGGTTACCAAAGATCTAAGCCCGAAGTGATGTGGCAGGCAACTATTGTTATAATTGTGCTTGTACAAATTATACAGTTTATTGGAAACAGCATTGTAAAAATATTGATGAATAAAAGAAAAAGAGTTTAA
- a CDS encoding AEC family transporter gives MEELIFCLNATMPVFLLMILGYIFRKIGIIDLEFADKMNRFVFLALLPVLLFKELSLSDFSAIWDLKYLMFCFFATFFSITIMCIISLFLKNKSIRGEFIQAGFRSSAALLAYAFVQNVYGEAKIVALMVIGAVPLYNIASVVILMLLRPKQGRLNRVILKNTLKGVMKNPLILGILAGMIWALLKIPQPVIMKKSISTFSAAATPLGLLALGASFDVREVFSKIKIVLVSSSFKLLILTAIFLPIAIKFGFKDEKLVAVLGMLGSPTTPTSFTMARGMGHNGAVTSGTVMITTIMSIFTLTGWLYILKIAGLV, from the coding sequence ATGGAAGAATTAATATTTTGTTTAAATGCTACAATGCCTGTATTTTTACTTATGATACTTGGATACATCTTTAGGAAAATAGGAATTATAGATTTAGAATTTGCAGATAAGATGAACAGATTTGTATTTTTGGCACTTTTGCCTGTACTTTTATTTAAAGAACTGTCGCTATCTGATTTTTCGGCAATCTGGGATTTGAAATATCTGATGTTCTGCTTTTTTGCAACATTTTTTTCAATAACGATAATGTGTATTATCTCACTTTTTCTGAAGAATAAGTCAATTCGTGGAGAATTTATTCAAGCTGGATTTAGAAGCAGTGCAGCTTTACTTGCTTATGCCTTTGTGCAGAATGTGTATGGAGAAGCTAAAATTGTGGCTCTTATGGTAATTGGAGCCGTTCCTTTGTATAATATCGCTTCAGTTGTGATTTTAATGCTGCTTCGTCCAAAACAGGGCAGATTGAATAGAGTGATTTTGAAAAATACGTTAAAGGGGGTTATGAAGAATCCCTTGATACTTGGAATTTTGGCTGGAATGATCTGGGCATTGTTAAAAATTCCGCAGCCAGTGATTATGAAAAAATCAATTTCGACATTTTCTGCAGCGGCAACTCCTCTTGGATTGCTTGCGCTTGGAGCAAGTTTTGATGTAAGGGAAGTTTTTTCAAAAATAAAGATTGTATTGGTTTCATCTTCATTCAAGCTGCTAATTCTTACAGCAATATTTCTGCCAATAGCAATAAAATTTGGATTTAAGGATGAAAAGCTGGTTGCTGTGCTTGGAATGCTGGGAAGTCCAACGACTCCAACTTCGTTTACTATGGCAAGAGGAATGGGGCATAATGGAGCTGTAACTTCAGGAACTGTTATGATTACTACAATTATGAGTATATTTACACTAACAGGCTGGCTTTATATTTTGAAAATTGCAGGATTAGTATAA
- a CDS encoding MetQ/NlpA family ABC transporter substrate-binding protein, which yields MKKILLVLVTALFLVACGNSDKSAKNSETKETQKLKVAATPVPAGEILNVVKDDLKKEGIELEIVEFNDYVQPNKVLQSKEVDANLFQHIPYMENFGKKNGFEMTAVGKIYLPTLALYSKKIKNINELKNGDTILLPNDPTNLARSLILLDKAGIIKLTDNKNVEATLKDIASNPKNIKFEELSAEQLPPRLPEVAASIVNSSFALNAGLSYKEDGLVKEDRDSPYANVLATLKGNENDPRIQKLLKALQSEKVKKYMEEKYKDVIIPVF from the coding sequence ATGAAAAAAATTTTGTTAGTCCTAGTAACAGCGTTATTTTTAGTAGCTTGCGGAAATTCTGATAAATCTGCTAAAAATTCTGAAACTAAAGAAACTCAAAAGTTAAAGGTTGCAGCTACACCCGTTCCCGCAGGGGAAATTTTGAATGTTGTAAAAGATGACTTGAAGAAAGAAGGAATCGAACTGGAGATCGTTGAGTTTAACGATTATGTTCAGCCAAATAAAGTGCTGCAGTCAAAAGAAGTAGATGCTAATCTGTTCCAGCATATTCCATATATGGAAAATTTTGGTAAAAAAAATGGATTTGAAATGACAGCAGTTGGAAAAATATATTTGCCTACACTTGCACTTTATTCTAAAAAAATAAAAAATATTAACGAATTAAAAAATGGAGATACAATTTTATTGCCAAATGATCCGACAAATTTGGCTCGTTCGTTGATTTTACTGGATAAAGCTGGAATTATAAAATTAACTGACAATAAAAATGTAGAGGCAACATTAAAAGATATTGCGAGCAATCCTAAAAATATAAAATTTGAAGAGCTTTCGGCAGAACAGCTGCCACCAAGATTGCCTGAAGTTGCCGCTTCAATTGTAAATAGCAGTTTTGCATTAAACGCTGGATTGTCGTATAAGGAAGATGGACTTGTAAAAGAGGATAGGGATTCGCCTTATGCAAACGTTCTTGCAACATTGAAGGGAAATGAAAATGATCCTAGAATTCAGAAACTGTTAAAGGCATTGCAAAGTGAAAAAGTAAAAAAATATATGGAAGAAAAATACAAAGATGTGATTATTCCAGTATTTTAG
- a CDS encoding methionine ABC transporter ATP-binding protein — MDSLIKIRNLVKKYKLNNGQELLAVNNVNLDIEQGDIYGIMGLSGAGKSTLIRLLNRLEEPTSGEIFVKHEVIDKKGKKSLGYEDKNILNFNVRMLREYRKKTGMIFQHFNLLNSRNVAGNVAFPLEIARWKKRDINKRVDELLEIVGLSDKKLNYPEQLSGGQKQRVAIARALANNPQLLLSDEATSALDPRTTNSILELLKDINQKFGITIILITHQMEVIKKICNKAAIMSDGEIIEKGETREIFLNPKTELAKEFVQNISHEEFRTEEEIKNREENTGKLRLRLKYNEEQVNESYITQIIRKYDVEVNILGGFIDKVGDIIVGNLLIEISANEEKAKDIIEWLKENKIDSEVV, encoded by the coding sequence ATGGATAGTTTAATTAAGATAAGAAACTTGGTAAAAAAGTATAAGCTTAATAATGGACAGGAACTGCTGGCTGTAAATAATGTGAATCTTGATATTGAACAGGGGGATATTTACGGAATTATGGGTCTTAGTGGAGCTGGGAAGTCTACACTTATACGTCTTCTTAATAGACTGGAAGAGCCTACTTCGGGAGAAATTTTTGTAAAACATGAAGTTATTGATAAAAAAGGAAAGAAAAGTCTTGGATATGAAGATAAAAATATTTTGAATTTTAATGTGAGAATGTTACGGGAATATAGAAAAAAGACAGGGATGATTTTTCAACATTTTAATTTGCTAAATTCACGAAATGTTGCTGGAAATGTGGCTTTTCCCTTAGAGATTGCAAGATGGAAAAAACGGGACATTAATAAAAGGGTGGACGAATTGCTGGAAATTGTAGGGCTTTCTGATAAAAAGCTGAATTATCCTGAGCAGCTTTCAGGAGGACAGAAACAGCGTGTGGCAATAGCAAGAGCATTGGCGAACAATCCGCAGTTACTTCTGTCAGATGAGGCAACATCGGCACTTGATCCTAGAACAACTAATTCTATTTTAGAACTTTTGAAAGATATAAATCAGAAGTTTGGAATAACAATAATTTTAATAACGCACCAGATGGAAGTTATAAAGAAAATTTGTAATAAGGCGGCAATAATGTCGGATGGAGAAATTATTGAAAAAGGGGAAACAAGGGAAATTTTCTTAAATCCTAAGACAGAATTAGCAAAAGAATTTGTACAAAATATTTCACACGAAGAATTCAGGACAGAGGAAGAAATAAAAAATCGTGAAGAAAATACAGGAAAATTACGATTAAGACTGAAATATAATGAAGAGCAGGTAAACGAATCATATATCACCCAGATAATTCGTAAATATGACGTTGAAGTTAATATTTTAGGTGGGTTTATTGACAAAGTGGGCGATATTATTGTAGGAAATTTACTGATAGAAATTTCGGCAAACGAAGAAAAAGCCAAAGACATTATTGAATGGCTGAAAGAAAATAAAATAGATTCGGAGGTGGTATAA
- a CDS encoding DUF3829 domain-containing protein, whose amino-acid sequence MKLKKYALIGIMALLVIAGCDNKGSDKKDKDKVKVANVKKDISNDEIAKYNEYLKVSDVPNSEEWNTFFTEIKKEEFTDGAGNIKNISEVPTFTENLDSSINLIGEYIKEITDVMQKAPKMEAIDKNAENLVSSLIEEQKVLTEINDYFEKGDYKTDKLSKIGELNDKYKVVLQNRQENHKIFTNSLHEIAQIINQKIEKQLQTDGKTAKLNILKFVNSVDNFGKIAFGKNNLNFDENEIKMLEEANKDVQNRYKAVSEITFENAKKENINEEDFKKIKESSKLLSENMQKMVAGVKNQNIQDVVMSASNILSAKTDLENVFNVLMVQK is encoded by the coding sequence ATGAAATTGAAAAAATATGCTTTGATTGGGATAATGGCGTTGCTAGTTATTGCTGGATGTGATAATAAGGGCAGTGATAAAAAGGATAAGGATAAAGTGAAAGTAGCGAATGTGAAAAAGGATATTTCAAATGATGAAATCGCAAAATATAATGAATATTTGAAAGTAAGTGATGTGCCGAATTCTGAAGAATGGAATACATTTTTTACAGAAATAAAAAAAGAGGAATTTACTGATGGAGCTGGAAATATAAAAAATATTTCGGAAGTGCCGACATTTACTGAAAATTTGGATAGTTCAATTAACCTGATTGGCGAATATATAAAAGAAATTACGGATGTAATGCAAAAAGCTCCAAAAATGGAAGCAATTGACAAAAATGCTGAAAATCTTGTAAGTTCATTAATTGAAGAACAAAAAGTGCTGACGGAGATTAATGATTATTTTGAAAAAGGCGATTATAAAACTGATAAATTGTCAAAAATTGGAGAACTGAACGATAAATACAAAGTTGTGTTGCAAAATAGACAGGAAAATCACAAAATTTTTACTAATTCATTACATGAAATTGCCCAAATAATTAATCAAAAAATAGAAAAACAATTACAAACAGATGGAAAAACAGCAAAGTTAAATATTTTGAAATTTGTAAATTCAGTGGATAATTTTGGAAAAATAGCTTTTGGAAAAAATAATTTGAACTTTGATGAAAACGAAATAAAAATGCTGGAAGAAGCAAATAAAGACGTGCAAAATAGATATAAGGCAGTGTCTGAAATAACATTTGAAAATGCCAAAAAAGAAAATATAAATGAGGAAGACTTCAAGAAAATAAAAGAAAGTTCAAAATTATTATCGGAAAATATGCAAAAAATGGTAGCAGGCGTGAAAAACCAAAATATTCAGGATGTGGTAATGAGTGCAAGTAATATTTTGAGTGCAAAGACAGATTTAGAAAATGTGTTTAATGTTTTGATGGTACAAAAATAA
- a CDS encoding amino acid ABC transporter substrate-binding protein, with protein sequence MKKILLLMILALSVFMCSVEKEEKKAGKSTDGVPKKIVIGLDDSFVPMGFKDEKGEIVGFDIDLAKAVAQKLGSEVEFKPINWDSKILDLNGGNIDLIWNGLTITEERKKETEMTKPYFTSHQLIVVKAGSSINTKADLAGKNVGSQTESSGEEAVKKSGDDKKFKEFKTYAQYDQAFMDLDAGRVDAIIADEVLAKYTKKTKETQAKKELYQILNDNYGEEEYGIAAKKGNTKLVEAINKAIEELKADGTYQKIYSKWFKD encoded by the coding sequence ATGAAAAAAATATTGTTATTGATGATTTTAGCGTTAAGCGTTTTTATGTGCAGTGTTGAGAAAGAGGAGAAAAAAGCAGGAAAAAGTACTGATGGAGTTCCTAAGAAAATTGTAATTGGATTGGATGATTCATTTGTTCCAATGGGATTCAAGGATGAAAAAGGTGAAATTGTAGGGTTTGATATTGATTTGGCTAAGGCAGTTGCTCAAAAATTAGGAAGCGAGGTTGAATTTAAACCTATAAACTGGGATTCTAAAATATTGGATTTGAATGGTGGAAATATTGATTTAATCTGGAATGGGCTTACTATAACGGAAGAAAGAAAAAAAGAAACTGAAATGACAAAACCGTATTTTACAAGTCATCAGCTTATAGTGGTTAAAGCAGGTTCAAGTATTAATACAAAAGCCGATTTGGCAGGAAAAAATGTTGGAAGCCAGACTGAAAGCAGTGGAGAAGAAGCTGTGAAAAAATCAGGGGATGACAAGAAATTTAAGGAATTTAAAACTTATGCTCAGTATGATCAGGCATTTATGGATCTTGATGCAGGCAGAGTTGATGCAATTATAGCTGATGAAGTATTGGCAAAATATACTAAAAAGACAAAAGAAACTCAAGCTAAAAAAGAACTGTATCAAATTTTAAACGATAATTATGGCGAAGAAGAATATGGAATTGCGGCCAAAAAAGGCAATACAAAATTAGTTGAGGCTATAAACAAAGCTATTGAGGAATTAAAAGCAGACGGGACATATCAAAAAATTTACTCGAAATGGTTTAAAGATTAA
- a CDS encoding amino acid ABC transporter ATP-binding protein: MIELKKLKKQYGDNVILKNINLHVDRGEVVSLIGPSGSGKSTILRCIVDLESITSGEVLIEGNNLTDKNVDKKIKKEMLLKTGMVFQTFNLFPHLSVRNNIVRTLKLVKKKATMEAENIANKMLDLVGLSDKIDSFPNELSGGQKQRVAIARALALQPDIMLFDEPTSALDPELVKEVLDIIRKLKKQKITMLIVSHEMNFVREISDRIIVMEKGEILETGTSQQIFENPASQRVKEFLNTNN; this comes from the coding sequence ATAATAGAATTAAAAAAATTAAAAAAACAGTATGGCGATAATGTAATTTTGAAAAATATTAATTTGCATGTTGATAGAGGTGAGGTTGTTTCGCTAATAGGGCCTTCTGGAAGTGGTAAGTCAACAATTTTACGGTGCATAGTTGATTTGGAAAGCATAACATCAGGAGAAGTGCTGATTGAAGGAAATAATTTGACTGATAAGAATGTCGATAAAAAAATAAAAAAGGAAATGCTGTTAAAGACAGGAATGGTTTTCCAGACATTTAATTTATTTCCTCATCTATCAGTTAGAAACAATATAGTCAGAACTTTAAAACTTGTAAAGAAAAAGGCGACAATGGAAGCAGAAAACATTGCCAATAAAATGCTAGACCTAGTTGGACTTTCGGATAAAATTGACAGTTTTCCAAATGAACTTTCAGGTGGGCAGAAGCAGCGTGTGGCAATAGCGAGGGCATTGGCATTACAGCCAGACATTATGCTTTTCGATGAACCAACATCAGCGCTGGATCCGGAGCTGGTAAAGGAAGTGCTGGATATAATAAGAAAACTGAAAAAGCAAAAAATTACAATGCTAATTGTAAGCCATGAAATGAATTTTGTCCGTGAAATTTCAGACAGAATAATTGTTATGGAAAAAGGTGAAATACTGGAAACAGGAACTTCACAGCAAATCTTTGAAAATCCAGCTTCTCAAAGAGTAAAGGAATTTTTGAATACAAATAATTAA